The genomic segment tgtttattatttaaagtcctctttctgtgatatggcacaaacgtttcacagcagagttatacaaatccataaatttattgtatttcaattgcatatccctttcctggtatattccacggaccagtcaatttcattaaagaactcctttatatggttataatttgtcctagtataatttaatttttcctccctgcgtttcACAaacttattcgtgcttaattccgtatccagctcaaagcttaggatatcatgatcgcttttccccaatggacattcatgttcaatttcctcttttagagattcccctggtaaataccaaatccaaccttgctgcaacatcttgtcccctgcaccttgttggtgatctcacccactgtgtcatcaactTATTTGTTGCtatctttaacaattcttctgtccactcaccaccgttcacgccttcgtagtcttcccacactatttctttgcaatcagtctccaactatcatcactctatcctttctgatgagttcttgcttcattctgtctagagtatttctcatcaccatttggtactgttcatattcccaagcactggttctgggtggtatgtatactgttataatattaatgtccctcttgccatctgttataagcatacttatcacttcctcatttctcttactatagttcacctccttcactatcagatcttccttagtaggaaccattataccaccacctcctttattttacttCAGCAACCCACCGCCATTGCTGGAGAGGCTACACATGAGATACGCAAAGATCAAGGTACCGGCAGTGACGCTTTGTTCTCGGTACAGGCAAGACGTGTTTGTCTTGCAGCTGCGGTTTGCCATTTTGGGATTGGTTATCCGTTATCTGTTTTTCAGAGCGGGTTCGCACTTATTTAATACCTTACTTTATTACCCCGTGATCCCGTTGGAGCGGGAAGAGTGCCTGGTGTTCCTTTCCTGTTATCCATTTGGACACGGTGTGGACCAAGGTGAGGTTATGCACCCTTGTTACCTGTTATCCAAACTTGAAGCAGGttgtcatttattcattgacTATTGTTATTTACTTGTGGTCTTGTGGGTATTGTATTGTGCCTGTGTTTTTTCCCGTTATCTCTCAGGAGCGGGACATGTGACAGAAGTGTGCCGTTGTGTAGGTGTTTGGTACATCAGTATGTCTTCCTCGGGTGGTTCTACACCTCCAAGAAGCGGATCCTCACATTCTCATGGAAGCCGACTCTATTCGTCCACTAGGCATAAGACGAGGAAGAATATTCAACGGTCTGGGGCCTCTGCTGGTGAGGATGCCGTTGCAAGTGATCGTGTGTCTAATATGGACGCCCGACCACCAGTTAGTCAGTCTGGAGAAGTTAGCAATACTTCTTTATCCAAGATTTTGGAGGCTTTGGCTGTACTTCAAGAGGATGTGAATAAACTTAAGAGTGACAGAGGTGACAGTGCAAGTGTTGGTAATGGGCCAGCACAGGACTTAGGTGGTACTCATGAATTTTCTGCCTCCCATCCCCCTTCTACCTCTggtgaattttctgggtttaggTCAAAAGAAGTGAGTGCTGAAGAAGGTGAGATTGAAGATGAGGTTCCTTCTGGCAGTATTCTGTTACAAGCAGCTAAGGCCTATGTGCCCGTGGATGACTATTCTGAAGCTATTGAAGAACCGATTGCTGCAATGGTGAATCACTGGTTTTCTCATGGTTTGAAAGATGAAGACCATAAGGAGATTTTGGCAGATGAGGTTTCTAAACGTCCTAGAAGCTGTAAGGCACTTATTCCAGTCGAGTGCAACTCACAAGTGCTGGATGCCCTACCCACTGAGGCAAAGAAAGCTGATTTCAGACTAAAGGAAGTCGGCAAGGATATATAACTAAGGCTGCTACTATCATTGATAAATCACTTACTGTTCTGGACAAGTTTACTAATGAGGAGCACAATCAGGTTATTGGTCATGAGGTGGCTATGCTTAATGGGGCCTTGGGGTTGTTAGGGCATGCTAACTTTAAAGTGAATATGAATAGACGGTATTTCCTCAAACGTGAGATAAATCAAAAGTATGCCCACTTATGCACTGATAAGACTCCTGTGACTGGCTTACTGTTTGGGGATGATCTTACTCAAGCTACCAAACAGATTGAGGAGGCTGAGAGGCTGAAAAACAAGTTTACCAACAAGAAGACTTCCCATTTTGGAGCAGGTCTTGGGAAGATTAGTGGTGGCAAGCAACGTGGTTTCTTTGGGAAGCCAGTTTTCCGGGGTATGTTAACCCAGTTTAAACCGTACGGTTTACACAAACCTGCCACCAGAGGGGACAGCTGCCCTTCTTATCTCAGAGGGAactcctcttaaaaaaaaactcaaggggCCGGGGACACTACAATCCCCGGCAGTAATTCAGGTAAGGCATGAATTTGAAGCGGGTCAGCTTCACAAGTTTATTGATGAGTGGTGCAAACTTACTAGTGATCCTTTCATTTTGGACATTGTTAAACATTGCCATCTTGAGATTGATGAACAGAacattactcatttattttctgaggAAGTGGAATACAGATTTAGTGATGAGGAGAAAGTTATTATgactaatgaaataaataaattgttgaGCTTGAAGATTATCAAGGAGACTCACAGACAAGTGTGCCAGATTATTTCGCcagttttcttgagagagaaaaaagagggtgGCTATAGGATGGTGCTTAATTTGAAGAAACTCAACAAATTCATGAATTACAATCATttcaaaatggaaaattttgagcAGGCAATTAGGTTAATCAGTTCAGGTGCTTTCATGGCTTCTGTTGATCTGAAGCATGCTTATTATTCAGTCAAAATTGcagaagagcaacaaaaatatctTTGTTTTAAATGGGCAGGGAAGATATACCAATTCACTTGCCTTCCTAATGGTGTTTCTGCAGTCCCTCGTCTTTTCACTAAACTTTTGAagccagttttttcttttttgagatTAAAAGGCTACACCATTACTTCCTTTATAGATGATACTCTTATGTGTAGCAACTCAGTTGAGGATTGTGTTGCTTGTTTGAAGGATACTGTGGAGATTTTGCAAAATGTTGGGTTTTGTATTAATGTGGAAAAATCAGTTTTGGTGCCTACGAAACACATAGAATATCTTGGTAACATCATCGATTCTGATGCCATGACTGTCACACTCCCTGCTCATAGAGTGGAGAAGATTGTGGAAAGTTGTTCATCCTTGGCCAgtagaaataaggcaaagatCAGAGAAGTAGCTCGGGTAGTTGGCATGTTGGTGGCTGCCATTCCGGCCGTTGAATTAGGTAAGCTTCATTACAGAATTTTACAAAGGGTCAAAATTGTTGCATTAAAGGTGGAAAAGGGTAACTTTGACAAAGTTATGATTATctcaaaggaaatgaaaatggagCTGAGTTGGTGGATCTCGGAAGTAGGGACACAAGTTAGGAAAATTATTCGGCCTGCTCCTTCTGTTGAAGTTTTTACTGATGCCTCAGACTTAGGTTGGGGTGGTTGTTTATTAAAGCATTCCACCAATGGTAAATGGCTTAAAGGCTGCCATGTTAAAGTTATGTGTGATAATACCACAGCCATTGCTTATGTTAATGAGATGGGTGGAACTAAATCACTAGTGTGTAACTCTATCTGCATTTATATCTGGAATTGGTGTATTTCCAATGACATCTGGATTACTTGTGCACACATACCAGGAAAGAAGAATGTGTTGGCGGATACAGCCTCTCGTAATTTtaatgacagacatgaatggaAACTTAATCCAAAGATTTTAAGGAGTTGTGTGTAGTTTTGGAACTCCTCCATTGACTTATTTGCTTCTCGCTTAAACAAGCAAATAGATTGTTTTTGCTCGTGGACACCTGATCCAGAAGCAGAGCATGTGGATGCGTTCACATTAAATTGGGCCAGTTTCAATCTGATTTGCCTTTTCtcaccattttctcttattactaGGTGTCTAcagaaaatgagggaggagagagcaaagggGTGGATTGTTGTTCCAATGTGGACTTCCCAACCTTGGATGGGCCCTCTTCTGCAAATGTTGGTCAAGGCCCCCAGGCTCATCACTCAGAAAACGAATGTACTAGGACATCCCTCATCAGCAGAAGAACATCCGATTATGACCCACACCCAATTGATGGCATGTCTTTTGTCAGGCAACAACttagagggagaggtgtatCGTCAGAAGGTACAGAGATTATCATGGCATCGTGGAGACCAGGTACGATGCGACAATATAGACAACACATTAACAGATGGTCATCATTTTGTGATAGATGGAATATCAATCCCTCTACTCCCTCTGTAACTaatgttttgaattttctttcggAGACATTTCATAGAGGGGTGGGGTATGAGTCTGTTAACACGGCAAGAGGTGCTCTCTCTGCTTTAGGAATTATGTTGGAAGGATGTAGAGCTGGGAAtcatccacttatcaatacGTTTATGCGTAGTGTGTTTAACTTGAGACCCTCTTGCCCTAGGTATGCTGAAACTTGGGATGTGCGGCCAGTATTGCAGAAGCTGAGGTTCATGGGCCTATTACCAGACATGTCCTTGAAGTCTTTAACTTTGAAATTGGTGATGCTTATGGCATTGACTCAGGCTGCGAGAGTACAGACCTTACATTTATTATTGTATTCCAATGCTATTGTTGACAACAATTCTGTATCTCTTTTGTTAGGGGGCAACATTAAGCAGTGCCGTCCTAAGTTTAATGTTAGAATGCTTAAGTTTCATGCTTATTTACCTGATTCTAGAATTTGTGTTGTGAATACTGTTacagcccgcccgtaacatactccactaccatcacctcctccgcttgttacctcgttcaccacctctccgcctccccttccacgtcaccgtctcgtgaaccttccacgccaccatttcatgaaccctccacgtcaccgtttcatgaagccccactactgtcccgaagttggattcacgcggccccattcgactcaaccagaAGTGTTGTGGCTTTCagcaagttgaggtccaggcctcaacaagtgaacacaacgcctcttgggtctaccgtgggatcaaccatcacccagcacttcaccacagcgacaccgcataagtatcacttcccctcgtcccgtgttttccacattgcctctatataggattaggattattgttaggtattaagttgggttctctattgttgtatttattactgtgttatatgtatatgtgtatgtcattttcctatgtttcatgttatatatctgtgtttcatgtttcatgttatatctatgtgtgtcaatatcattatgggttattaaaatagctttttaaagtgccccctttgcatttcctcaccagttgaacctgcagtgttttttttattgttattgttcacggctcccgatgccaatcttaccagtttaaccggtgaacgtaacaattggcgaccgtgacaggaccattataacccatgttcagtgtttcatttttccagtgacttttttttctgtgattacattattttttcttgtgtttctgtggtgttgtgactttgatgtgtttttttttctgtgacttactctgcgtgtagtttaaatttacctttgtgcgatcaagtggctccttttgggttaaacgtgcttcgtgactttcattggtatcgcatagcagtggtagagcaagaaaccaggtagaaaggcgtgttcaccgatagcacttatctctattttttgcacataggcaggtgtgtaataagtgttatccaagtgttgggatcatcatatgttcatgcgaaccctcaatcccctcacttcgcggatcattttctcgctagttagaatcggccattttaactagtctctcagactaatccgcctccttatcaataacaagtctcagtacaattcactcctcactctcaagtctcgtaactagagtaatccggatccctcttaatgccgtaactctctagtttacccctcattagtgattgtactcataagtgtttgcttaagtataatctaggtaatttccaaggttgcctttattatcactctgccaagttcctcacttaagtaattcgcttatcattttttttttttttttttttttggtttaacatctatttaatatggcttccgctcagtttaatgttgaagatttttgtgccgacccttctctgggacaacttaaagatgctaatatcaagaaggtccaatggaaagccatcgctaaacattttgatgttcccatcacatctcagatgactaaagaggtcattaagaatgtagttgttgaacatctagtgcaagaaggtcagttgctaggaaatgccatagaagagttaactcccatgtcagcctctatgaggactataatacacagtccccaggaagaacaggataagagtaggataagtcaatgggaaattgagaagcttaaactagaatactggatgcatgaaaaacaaatgcaactacaggcagaaaaagaagataaagataaagagagagaactatgggaaaaaaaagaagagagagaatttcagttacaacttagaaggcaggagaaagagttagaaattcaggagttagccctacgaaatgacgctaagtttagaggggaagaaatagatataaagaaaaagttagcaagctttaatcctgctacagatgctccgctagttcccccttttgatgaatctgatgttgacgggtcatttcacgcttttgagagcattgccaataggaataaatggcccaaagatcagtgggtgtctctccttgtccctaagctagtaggaaaagcttatagggtatacaacggccttagtgatgaggtagaatatgaagagatcaaaggtaacattctagacgcctactctatcacttctgatggatacagacaacagtttcgaaagtatgtgaaaccagagtctcacacctatgttgaattcgctagtgagaaactaagacaatttaagaaatggttagccgcccttaacattaccaccttttcggagttgctcaatctaatggtcctggaagaatggaagaacaagttaccttttaatattctgaggcatgtggaagaacggggagagagtgatcttatgtctgccgctaaagtggctgatgtgtttgctttgttgatgggatccctgggtagtagaggtcgtggttcactatctaatgttaggtcctcctttggggaaggttttgggggcgggtggtaagccgaccggattctcgccaaatgcatataattccccctggtgtacatactgtaagaaaccaggacacacgatccaaaaatgtagacacccaaattgcaaggcctctcaacgtcaactttcttttgtggcccctaaaacctaacacatttgagaacaagaaaccagtggccctagctaaccctgtcaactctcctctagaactttatgactcgtacatgtatcaaggtaaagtgtccctgactgatgataaagacaaggcaataaatatcaaggttctgcgtaatacaggtgctgcccaatccatcttaagggaagatgtcatccctaacatcaaacaggctttcactggggagaaggtgatccttacaggtctcgaatcacagctctcctttcccttggctaatattagcttacagtgcccgttcatttcaggagaggttgtggtagccattaaacctggtgaactgccagtaccgggggtacatcttgtactgggtaatgatcttgcgggtaacttggctgtttcAAACTTAATtattcttgattctcccttaacagaaagtcccactaagagcctggacgaaacatcccctcacttcttcccagtgtgtgcagtcaccaggtctcagtccaagtcccctgccctttcatcacctcctccaccaatgattgtctctactgacaacttgtacaataacatcatttcaaaggagaatttgattaatgctcaggaacaggatctcactttgg from the Portunus trituberculatus isolate SZX2019 chromosome 48, ASM1759143v1, whole genome shotgun sequence genome contains:
- the LOC123498630 gene encoding uncharacterized protein LOC123498630, which encodes MSFVRQQLRGRGVSSEGTEIIMASWRPGTMRQYRQHINRWSSFCDRWNINPSTPSVTNVLNFLSETFHRGVGYESVNTARGALSALGIMLEGCRAGNHPLINTFMRSVFNLRPSCPRYAETWDVRPVLQKLRFMGLLPDMSLKSLTLKLVMLMALTQAARVQTLHLLLYSNAIVDNNSVSLLLGGNIKQCRPKFNVRMLKFHAYLPDSRICVVNTLKEYLNRTENLRKEFGKDNGKLLISLVKPHKSVSKDTVSRWIKTVLADCGINSKKFTAGSVRPASASKAKAMDAQVPIILSKAGWTQETTFAKHYNKEIIQVSDSFQEAILDSVL